The Solanum pennellii chromosome 11, SPENNV200 genome contains a region encoding:
- the LOC107003879 gene encoding replication protein A 70 kDa DNA-binding subunit B-like, whose product MVLRLNIDQIALTTRDWICKVQIVEIGRQRESPDKKCRFQNLILEDEQECQIKAVLYADEIEQYAEMLKLMNTYLISTARVKISQNSHGKSIHKFYWVLDKETVIEHITPSNGVEKPLPPPTKLNITTFDRISHMMLDSAVEIDILAIVFRCGPQKYAGRSRHKCREIIICDNQKNQFLLTLWEDFGEIEGNEIEAKMEKEMDLIVILGRNIGISNFQGLSLQSRYNSTIRVAPNYPQAVELTKWAKENKSMLLSRASDKTSTSSSAPLMVLTPAGQQVFSIENFFSSPTSVSHTSS is encoded by the exons TCGGACGCCAAAGAGAAAGCCCTGACAAGAAATGTAGAttccaaaatttgattttgGAAGATGAACAG GAATGCCAAATAAAGGCAGTACTGTATGCCGATGAAATTGAACAGTATGCAGAAATGCTTAAACTCATGAATACCTATCTCATCTCTACCGCAAGAGTCAAAATCTCCCAAAATTCACACGGCAAGTCGATACATAAATTTTACTGGGTTCTTGACAAAGAAACAGTAATTGAACATATCACGCCATCTAATGGAGTTGAGAAACCACTTCCACCACCAACCAAGCTGAATATCACAACCTTTGACCGCATTTCTCACATGATGCTTGATTCTGCTGTTGAAATCG ATATACTGGCAATCGTTTTTCGTTGTGGTCCTCAAAAATACGCAGGTCGCAGTCGTCATAAATGTCGAGAAATTATCATTTGTGACAATCA GAAAAATCAATTTCTCCTCACTCTATGGGAGGATTTTGGAGAAATTGAAGGAAATGAAATCGAagcaaaaatggaaaaagagaTGGATCTTATTGTAATCCTTGGCAGGAATATAGGAATCTCTAATTTTCAAG GGTTGTCACTGCAGAGTAGGTACAATTCAACAATACGCGTAGCTCCTAATTACCCACAGGCAGTAGAACTCACCAAATG ggcaaaagaaaacaaatcaaTGTTGTTAAGTCGTGCGTCGGACAAAACCTCAACAAGCTCATCTGCCCCTCTCATGGTATTGACTCCTGCTGGCCAACAAGTTTTCTCTATTgaaaattttttttcatcaccAACTTCTGTAAGTCATACTTCAAGCTGA
- the LOC107003880 gene encoding uncharacterized protein LOC107003880 encodes MEENRDNVSAQERTSERNLRRRTRYAQMSPERKQLFLSELREKRAESKRQKLLHQSNTTGALRISSSSLSPQEVEASEATNLPVTLTTGQHQSNSTGALTINTSSLSPQQG; translated from the exons ATGGAAGAAAATAGAGATAATGTGTCTGCCCAAGAAAGAACTTCTGAGAGAAATTTGCGTCGTCGTACCAGATATGCACAGATGTCACCAGAGAGAAAGCAATTATTTTTATCCGAGCTAAGAGAAAAAAGGGCTGAGTCAAAAAGACAAAAACTCCTTCATCAATCAAATACTACTGGCGCTCTTAGAATCAGTAGTTCCTCATTATCTCCTCAGGAAG TTGAAGCTTCTGAAGCCACAAACCTACCAGTTACTTTAACTACAGGACAGCATCAATCAAATAGTACTGGCGCCCTTACAATCAACACTTCTTCGTTATCTCCTCAACAAGGTTAG